From Mucilaginibacter rubeus, a single genomic window includes:
- a CDS encoding ATP-grasp domain-containing protein: MANKYTNLCIAVTGLNANDNPGPGMAVIRSLKECFGDDLRIIGLSYESLEPGIYLKELVNKTYQIPYPTEGTAALIERLTYINQQENLDLVIPNFDSELFNFIKIAPQLKQMGIASYLPTQQQLALRDKVHLKDFGTRHSFYVPADHKLYTADDLQKAAAEFSFPMVIKGKFYEAYIVYTMDQALKAFHQLNATWGTPVIAQQHIRGNEINIAALGDGQGNNVSIVAMRKLYITDKGKAWAGVTIKDDNLTQLANSFALATNWKGGYEMEIMSTAEGHLYILEINPRFPAWVYLTAAAGQNQPAALAKMALGEAIEPYTDYQAGKLFVRYSWDHIADIADFQQISAFGEL, encoded by the coding sequence ATGGCAAACAAGTACACTAATTTATGTATTGCCGTTACCGGGCTTAATGCCAATGATAATCCGGGTCCGGGGATGGCGGTTATTCGTTCTTTAAAAGAATGTTTCGGGGATGATTTGCGCATAATAGGCTTGTCATATGAATCGCTGGAACCGGGGATTTATTTGAAGGAACTGGTAAATAAAACCTACCAGATCCCCTATCCAACCGAAGGTACGGCTGCCCTCATTGAACGGCTAACCTATATCAACCAGCAGGAGAACCTTGATCTCGTGATCCCCAACTTTGATTCGGAGCTGTTCAATTTTATAAAGATAGCGCCACAGTTAAAGCAAATGGGCATAGCAAGCTATCTCCCTACACAGCAGCAGCTGGCATTGAGGGATAAGGTACACTTGAAAGACTTTGGTACAAGGCACAGCTTTTATGTACCTGCAGATCATAAGCTGTACACTGCCGACGATCTGCAAAAAGCCGCCGCTGAGTTTAGTTTCCCCATGGTGATAAAAGGGAAGTTTTACGAAGCCTATATAGTTTACACCATGGACCAGGCTTTAAAGGCCTTTCATCAGCTTAATGCCACCTGGGGCACACCGGTGATAGCGCAACAGCATATCAGGGGCAACGAGATCAATATCGCGGCGCTGGGCGATGGACAGGGGAACAACGTGAGCATTGTTGCCATGCGTAAGCTCTATATCACTGATAAAGGAAAGGCCTGGGCGGGCGTTACCATTAAAGATGATAACCTAACCCAACTGGCCAACAGTTTTGCCCTTGCCACCAACTGGAAAGGCGGTTACGAAATGGAGATCATGAGCACCGCCGAGGGGCATTTATATATACTGGAAATTAACCCGCGGTTTCCGGCATGGGTTTATTTAACGGCTGCTGCCGGGCAAAATCAGCCTGCTGCTCTTGCCAAAATGGCTTTGGGCGAGGCTATTGAGCCTTATACCGATTACCAGGCCGGCAAGCTATTTGTCCGGTACTCGTGGGACCATATTGCCGATATCGCCGATTTTCAACAGATTTCGGCATTTGGCGAATTATAA
- a CDS encoding PqqD family protein, with protein MKLKSNIATSENGFIFNPATGDSFSGNGMAAQLLAAMKNGKTNAEIKQDILNRYDVSENQLDRDWDDWMLQLKEANLLEI; from the coding sequence ATGAAACTCAAAAGCAATATTGCCACCAGCGAGAATGGGTTTATTTTTAACCCGGCCACCGGCGATTCGTTTTCCGGAAACGGAATGGCGGCTCAATTGCTTGCGGCCATGAAAAATGGCAAAACCAACGCTGAGATCAAACAGGATATCCTTAACAGGTACGATGTGAGCGAAAACCAGCTGGATAGGGATTGGGACGATTGGATGCTGCAGCTAAAAGAAGCAAACCTGCTGGAAATTTAA
- a CDS encoding response regulator, producing the protein MKTAGNKKTILVLDKNSRMLSVIDDIMYYGDFNVHLTYDPNAIYDKAKVINPDLIILDYLLLDTDCELVCQDFKDDEKLCNVPIIIVTAFKTKKAQADSYKCDALFVKPLDMEVLASRIEYLMAS; encoded by the coding sequence ATGAAAACGGCAGGCAACAAAAAAACCATTTTAGTACTTGATAAAAACAGCAGGATGTTATCGGTAATTGATGACATTATGTATTATGGTGATTTTAATGTGCACTTAACTTATGATCCTAATGCTATATATGACAAGGCTAAGGTGATTAACCCCGACCTGATCATCCTGGATTATTTGCTGCTGGATACCGACTGTGAGCTGGTGTGCCAGGATTTTAAAGACGATGAAAAACTGTGCAATGTGCCTATCATCATTGTTACCGCCTTTAAAACAAAAAAAGCACAGGCCGATTCCTATAAATGCGATGCCTTGTTTGTAAAGCCGCTGGATATGGAAGTACTTGCCTCAAGGATAGAATACCTGATGGCATCATAA